NNNNNNNNNNNNNNNNNNNNNNNNNNNNNNNNNNNNNNNNNNNNNNNNNNNNNNNNNNNNNNNNNNNNNNNNNNNNNNNNNNNNNNNNNNNNNNNNNNNNNNNNNNNNNNNNNNNNNNNNNNNNNNatccccctcccaccttcccgaCATCCCATCTCTTTTCACAGTGAAGCATGCAATGAATGATGCTCCTCAcattgttaattattatgtaGTTCACCTTGTCACTCGtattttgattattggtaattCTTCTGTTAATTTGTGATTCTTCTGTTAATCTGCATATTATAATTGCAGCTGGAGCAGGTACCCATGAAGCCTTCACTCAAGTGGGTCTTTGCGTGTTGGCTGGAATCTTCGTGTTCATCATAGTAGAGATGATGGCCTCAAATGAGTCTCCTGAGCCGCAAAATAATAACTCTAAGGAAAAAATTggggagaataagaaagatgtTAGTGCNNNNNNNNNNNNNNNNNNNNNNNNNNNNNNNNNNNNNNNNNNNNNNNACGTATTGTGCTTTTTACATTTTTGGTAATCAGTTCCATGTTGAACTTCTAAAGTCAAGCTAGAAAAGTAAGATTGTGCTGCTTATTTTAACTTGCAAGTAGAAGTCTTAACTGATTCCTTCCTCAATTCTTTACTCAACAGGTAACTGGCTACTTAAACCTTATAGCAAATGGTATCGACAACTTTACTCACGGACTGGCTGTAGCTGGTTCATTCATGGTTTCCTACAAGACAGGAATACTTACAACTGGTGCTATACTCATTCATGAAATCCCACATGAGATTGGGGACTTTGCCATTCTACTTAAGTCTGGTAAGTTGAGTTGATGTACTAGGTTGAAGTTTTTTATGAGGATAtgtaatccttttttctttttcattcaggtaatttttttttttttttccatcttttactctttttcttttttcataattttcatgtaTTTGTAAGTGACTACCTTTTATCTATTATAAAGGCTTTTCTTGCCTAAATTGATAGCAAATATATTGAATTAAACTCCAAAGTCTAAAGCCATACCTCGATTGCAGGTTTTAGCCGCTGGGAGGCAACACTGGCACAAATGTACACTGCAGGTGTTGGCTTACTGGGTGCACTCTTCACACTCTTTATTGGTACTACTGAGGCCCTTGGTGAGTAGGCTGTGAgagatgtgtatttgtgtatatgatatttattataggtATGCTGGTTGTTTGGTCAGGATTTGCTTTCACCTTGTtctttactgttattgatatttaaGTAGTATTTTGTTATTGGTCTTATTTTTGGTTACATATGCAAGTCCATCCAGTTATTATTCAGGAATTTGGGATTGGCTTAGACTTTTACCATATGTACAACAATGTGATTACCAGATGATTTAATCATGTCTCATACATGTTGCTTTCTTCTTGGCCACTGAAAATCTTTTTGAAAGATTTGATTTCCTTTGTacatttcttttgtctgttttgtttttcagcGGGGATACAAGTGTACATCCTTGCCTTTACTGCAGGAGGCTTCCTCAACATTGCTCTTGTGACTGTACTGCCAGAGCTTTTGCAGGAGGAACGCCCTGCTCAGTCTTGTGCACAGCTGCTGTGTCTCCTCTTGGGTACCTTCACCATGGCCACAGTCGCTACCACATGCTGAAGGACAGGCATACTTCAGTTTTCTCTTCCGTCTTGTCTTATGTTCAAGGGGCTGTGATGTCCTTATGCCTGTCGAGGAGAGCTGGTCAATTTTCCTAGTAGTTGGTTaggaataatttttttctttctcccaagtGTAGAGAAATGTTtgaatttttgtttctttcatataGACTGCAGGTGTAATGTAGTGATGTGTTCTGCATGGATAGGAAGTCCAGAAAGAGTTATACtggattattttctctcttttttgtcttttaaataaCATATCAGNNNNNNNNNNNNNNNNNNNNNNNNNNNNNNCATGGTAATGTGAATATACAAGCTTCCAGGTTAAGTTAAAGAAGGGGTGAATCATATAGCTCAACTCTCTTCCAATTTTATTGGTCCTGAAGTCCAGTGGTTTCACCACATTCACCTTAACTAACTAagctgtgagtgagtgagtcctAGATACATGTAAAGAAGAACTGCAGGTCCTATAACACAGTGGCCTCCTGCAAATGCATCAATCAGGAAATTGATGGCAGGTTCCACTTAAGGGCTTTGATATAAGAAATGAGGACCAGAGCCATGTTCAGCACAACTTCCTATCTGCAGTGTTTACAAAGCATTTATACAGCAAGATTATATATCCTTGCAATGTGAAGGAACCTTCCCcttattaaatacaaaaatagataccttataaaaatatggtaaaaagatatataacttTATTCATTCTAACCAAACATTTCACACAACAAACTCTTATACATTTCAGCTCTTATAAGAATACAGTGAAGTACTTCTACATGAGTAAGAATGTGACATGAACCCAATTTTCTATTTCCATTGAAGGAAGTTTACATCTCAAGCATATTCAGTTCAGTGTTTTCATTGAAGATagacatctgtgtatatatgtttagaaTTTAGACTTCAATTCACATTTTCATTGAAGCACCATTGATAGCAGTATATTCTTGGATTTACGACAAATACTTTGGATATTTGGAAAATGTTATTTTGATGCATCAGAGGTgacatatgtctttttttttttacatttgaaatTTGATAATATTTACCATATTACACATTTCTTGCACATTCATTCATTGATACATAGAAAATATTAGCTTTTATTACAGAGTAAGACTTTAACTGTGTACATAGCAGCTAATAATTCAAACCTGTAGCTCAGTAGACATTCGAAAGTTACTCTTTCAAAATTAGTTTTTAGAAACATATGTGGCTGTGAAACCTTCATTTCCTTTTACATATATTCNNNNNNNNNNNNNNNNNNNNNNNNNNNNNNNNNNNNNNNNNNNNNNNNNNNNNNNNNNNNNNNNNNNNNNNNNNNNNNNNNNNNNNNNNNNNNNNNNNNNNNNNNNNNNNNNNNNNNNNNNNNNNNNNNNNNNNNNNNNNNNNNNNNNNNNNNNNNNNNNNNNNNNNNNNNNNNNNNNNNNNNNNNNNNNNNNNNNNNNNNNNNNNNNNNNNNNNNNNNNNNNNNNNNNNNNNNNNNNNNNNNNNNNNNNNNNNNNNNNNNNNNNNNNNNNTGTAACTGGACTGATTTTCAATTCTATTTACTATCCTTTTTAAAACaagatgaaaatgttttttttgcatGAAATTATGTAACTCttctataatatgataaaattaacacAAATTGTAATGAGTTTCCCCCAAAGTGAAATAGTTTATTGTGTTTTTGGAAAGGCAGGTAGCTTACACAGAAAAGATGTAGAGCAAGAGGGAAATAAGTTCATAAATGCAATGTTACAGATGTGACGTNNNNNNNNNNNNNNNNNNNNNNNNNNNNNNNNNNNNNNNNNNNNNNNNNNNNNNNNNNNNNNNNNNNNNNNNNNNNNNNNNNNNNNNNNNNNNNNNNNNNNNNNNNNNNNNNNNNNNNNNNNNNNNNNNNNNNNNNNNNNNNNNNNNNNNNNNNNNNNNNNNNNNNNNNNNNNNNNNNNNNNNNNNNNNNNNNNNNNNNNNNNNNNNNNNNNNNNNNNNNNNNNNNNNNNNNNNNNNNNNNNNNNNNNNNNNNNNNNNNNNNNNNNNNNNNNNNNNNNNNNNNNNNNNNNNNNNNNNNNNNNNNNNNNNNNNNNNNNNNNNNNNNNNNNNNNNNNNNNNNNNNNNNNNNNNNNNNNNNNNNNNNNNNNNNNNNNNNNNNNNNNNNNNNNNNNNNNNNNNNNNNNNNNNNNNNNNNNNNNNNNNNNNNNNNNNNNNNNNNNNNNNNNNNNNNNNNNNNNNNNNNNNNNNNNNNNNNNNNNNNNNNNNNNNNNNNNNNNNNNNNNNNNNNNNNNNNNNNNNNNNNNNNNNNNNNNNNNNNNNNNNNNNNNNNNNNNNNNNNNNNNNNNNNNNNNNNNNNNNNNNNNNNNNNNNNNNNNNNNNNNNNNNNNNNNNNNNNNNNNNNNNNNNNNNNNNNNNNNNNNNNNNNNNNNNNNNNNNNNNNNNNNNNNNNNNNNNNNNNNNNNNNNNNNNNNNNNNNNNNNNNNNNNNNNNNNNNNNNNNNNNNNNNNNNNNNNNNNNNNNNNNNNNNNNNNNNNNNNNNNNNNNNNNNNNNNNNNNNNNNNNNNNNNNNNNNNNNNNNNNNNNNNNNNNNNNNNNNNNNNNNNNNNNNNNNNNNNNNNNNNNNNNNNNNNNNNNNNNNNNNNNNNNNNNNNNNNNNNNNNNNNNNNNNNNNNNNNNNNNNNNNNNNNNNNNNNNNNNNNNNNNNNNNNNNNNNNNNNNNNNNNNNNNNNNNNNNNNNNNNNNNNNNNNNNNNNNNNNNNNNNNNNNNNNNNNNNNNNNNNNNNNNNNNNNNNNNNNNNNNNNNNNNNNNNNNNNNNNNNNNNNNNNNNNNNNNNNNNNNNNNNNNNNNNNNNNNNNNNNNNNNNNNNNNNNNNNNNNNNNNNNNNNNNNNNNNNNNNNNNNNNNNNNNNNNNNNNNNNNNNNNNNNNNNNNNNNNNNNNNNNNNNNNNNNNNNNNNNNNNNNNNNNNNNNNNNNNNNNNNNNNNNNNNNNNNNNNNNNNNNNNNNNNNNNNNNNNNNNNNNNNNNNNNNNNNNNNNNNNNNNNNNNNNNNNNNNNNNNNNNNNNNNNNNNNNNNNNNNNNNNNNNNNNNNNNNNNNNNNNNNNNNNNNNNNNNNNNNNNNNNNNNNNNNNNNNNNNNNNNNNNNNNNNNNNNNNNNNNNNNNNNNNNNNNNNNNNNNNNNNNNNNNNNNNNNNNNNNNNNNNNNNNNNNNNNNNNNNNNNNNNNNNNNNNNNNNNNNNNNNNNNNNNNNNNNNNNNNNNNNNNNNNNNNNNNNNNNNNNNNNNNNNNNNNNNNNNNNNNNNNNNNNNNNNNNNNNNNNNNNNNNNNNNNNNNNNNNNNNNNNNNNNNNNNNNNNNNNNNNNNNNNNNNNNNNNNNNNNNNNNNNNNNNNNNNNNNNNNNNNNNNNNNNNNNNNNNNNNNNNNNNNNNNNNNNNNNNNNNNNNNNNNNNNNNNNNNNNNNNNNNNNNNNNNNNNNNNNNNNNNNNNNNNNNNNNNNNNNNNNNNNNNNNNNNNNNNNNNNNNNNNNNNNNNNNNNNNNNNNNNNNNNNNNNNNNNNNNNNNNNNNNNNNNNNNNNNNNNNNNNNNNNNNNNNNNNNNNNNNNNNNNNNNNNNNNNNNNNNNNNNNNNNNNNNNNNNNNNNNNNNNNNNNNNNNNNNNNNNNNNNNNNNNNNNNNNNNNNNNNNNNNNNNNNNNNNNNNNNNNNNNNNNNNNNNNNNNNNNNNNNNNNNNNNNNNNNNNNNNNNNNNNNNNNNNNNNNNNNNNNNNNNNNNNNNNNNNNNNNNNNNNNNNNNNNNNNNNNNNNNNNNNNNNNNNNNNNNNNNNNNNNNNNNNCGCGTGTCTCTTACGTAGGTAATGATAGATATTAATAGTTCTAGGGACTCTATTTGCTTTTCCACCAAAAATAAATTTCCT
This region of Penaeus monodon isolate SGIC_2016 chromosome 27, NSTDA_Pmon_1, whole genome shotgun sequence genomic DNA includes:
- the LOC119590740 gene encoding zinc transporter ZIP13 homolog, producing MQNSSPEWLESAMASSVVVWPPWPSEWLQGGHVDMLAGLAEKYQPWLCSVVASVIVGLAGIVPLLLIPSDYEIKSNSGGRNMLQLLLSFAVGGLLGDVFLHLLPEAWSMALDAGAGTHEAFTQVGLCVLAGIFVFIIVEMMASNESPEPQNNNSKEKIGENKKDVTGYLNLIANGIDNFTHGLAVAGSFMVSYKTGILTTGAILIHEIPHEIGDFAILLKSGFSRWEATLAQMYTAGVGLLGALFTLFIGTTEALAGIQVYILAFTAGGFLNIALVTVLPELLQEERPAQSCAQLLCLLLGTFTMATVATTC